The Juglans regia cultivar Chandler chromosome 1, Walnut 2.0, whole genome shotgun sequence nucleotide sequence GATCTtacaagttgcagtggttgagtgattgtgggaaggttagggtaaataagcaagtgctaatttctttttcaattgagaaATACTAAGatgtggtgctttgtgatgtagtgttTATGCATGTTAGctatattttgttggggaagccgtggcagtatgataggaaaaTGATTCATGATTGGTTAAGAAACAtttacagttttgaaaaggatggaaaaacaatcaaacttgctcatttaactccaacacaggtctatgaggaccaaccaGAGCTAAAAAgtgagattgataaaaaaaaaaaaaaaaggagtaaaaTTGAGGATGAGATTGAGGAAAAAAGGAATAGTGAGACATaaagtgagggagagagaaaaaaaaataagggtgaggctgaaaccttaagaaaaaaagagaatgaattgaaaaacaattgtgagacCGAGATTTCAAAAAAACGAggagagtgaaaaggaaaaagagagtgagaggaaaaaaaagaaggaggCTGAAAtatcaagagaaaaagagagtgaaaaagaaaataaagagttggctgagagtcaagaaaaaagagtggagtcacgagaggaaaaagaaagagagattgcaaagagaaacagaaagatcaaagtgagtttttatctaaggcaagcttttatactaacgaatttaatgactctttgcctagtgttgttgtttctttgttgcaagtatatgaggtcatgattcctagcggtgtgtttagtagattgccacctattagagagatagaacattacattgattttgtgccaggtgcgacaattcctacccgacctttTTTTGACGAACATGAGTTCTTAAAGtacttgaagggacaaggtaaattgaataaaaagcaTGCCAAGTGTGAGGAATTCATTGACACATTTCATTCtttattcaaatacacacaaggtaaggaaaattttgtggttaatGTTTTAGCAAGAatgtatgtccttgtcttcattttagatgcaaagttgttgagatttgaatatgataagaaattgcttgctaatgatgatgactttgctagtgtctATGGAGCATGTGAGAAGGCATCGTTTGATAAGCGTTATACactagattggtatttgtttggagagaataaattttgtgagcCTACTAGTCTTATGTGTGAGAATGCTAGTGCATGGATTTGGTTTGTTGGGTTATTATGGtgtaaaaagaattttaaacaTGTTGTGTGACCAtgtgtgggagtattgcttatCATTccttgagtttgcatataattggagtgatcaTTTTGGTGCGAGGAAGactttaaatatgtttaatgaaTGTTTGtgttatcattttccattcaatgacttgttgcatgaacgtttgcgagAGTATCATTTGTTCTTATTAGAGTTTCCATATAATCGGACCATACATACTAcaatttcttattcttcttttgaatttgtttatggttttaatccacttactcatttagctttgatgcttttgcttattgatgacaggagtaatttggatggacttttccaaattcttgaaaaaattaatgagaattCATATCAAGTGGATATTCCAGGTAAGTGTCATATTTCtgctactttcaatgtttctgatctttttcccttttgatGCAGGTGGAGTTTCGagatcgaatccttttgaggagagagggAATAATGGACACCAAAGTGTACCAAGTCTTaaagtcttaaagatcctttacaagtttcagatggggtaatcacaagatcaagagctaggAAAtgcaaggaagcaatgcaatgattggtgcaatctacttgggacgagtctagcaagagccgaatattcaagatgggcttgagagaATGAGATCTAGTGATCATCCATgtgatacaagttatggaagagtgcaacataaattagggcctattattatgtttatgtgattgaaggtCTTGGATTtgtatatttcatttaaatgatttattttattagttataggaattagtctaaaATAATTGGGTTTGAGGATcattggcccacatatgtcttatttcttatgaagtagggtttttgggaagggCTTGTATTTtagccaatggcttatttggaaagttacctTTTATGAATTAGGGTTTAAAGaggtactgtagcgagttactgtagttaCGACATTATTCATCTAgggatatttttggaagaaatgactttattttggctagggttttaattagattttggtttaaatactctttgtcacctcattttaagaagtttatgaaatttgatgaatttattcattgtgagttgagtttactccttttgttcttgattgaacttttgaacttatcaaaggtaaatcacaacttttgtggcattcctccttataatttgggttcttgagacaagttcttcaacgggtctaaattttaatataattcaggttcttgaaacgagttcttaacgggtctaggttctctattcattgacttgattttgactttcttggatgAGTGTTCAAATTGATTATGAGTTCAAGGGATTTTATTCCCACAGGTCATATCATTCTAATTGCTGCATCAAAAGAGAAGCTCCATTGATTCATAGGTGGAGGTACCCATCTTAGTGATTGATGgtctttttatttcaacttcCATGCTTGTGTGTAGACTTGATAAATTTTTGCCAGCTGAACAATTGCTACTCTAATAGAAATGGTAATATGGTTATGGACTACCTCATTTTGTTGCCTCCAAATGAAGTCAAGCATTATCAACACGAAGACTTGAAAGAGATGTTTCTCCGCAGCATTTAGTCCCCAAATTGCAggattaattataattagaacCCATTATGATATTGAATTTAGATGCAGGAGATCAAGGTTTAATGACCAGCAGCTTTGTTGCCATAGTATACGAGCAAAAGGGCATAGAATAAAAAGATCGAGTTGGGTCACGTCCTCTTCACTGCAAAGGGGACATTTTTCATGTCGAAAGTTTGGGATAACCATTTCCAGCCCGTTCCTTATTGGGAgcatatttcatattattttccaAAGTAGTAGCTTGTGATTgtcataaattttcaaactctaGATTGTTGTGAAATTGGACGTGGGAAAGTTTGGCAGGGATGACGTGGTGTCAGGAGTTTTTGCTTCTAAGTGATAAGCAGTCATGATTGTAAATTTTCCAGAGTGGTTGGGAGTCCATATCATAGagtaaaaattaaaggaatatgaATGTTTTGGATTTCGGTAATGTTGTTTAGCTTGAAGAGAGTTCTCATTTTCTCCATATTCCAACAACGCAAATTGTTTACAATAATAGTTGAGACTTTCAGATGAGGGTGAACCTTGTTCATATGCTGAAgtggttttggtttgaaattttttgggtATCCAGGATTCTAACCAAACATTTACTGATATTCTGTTGAAAATTTGATAGCATCTGCCTTTTGAAAGTAATTCTATTGTCTTCAGGAGTCCCTTCCATATCTATGAGTCCGATGCTTTGGCTGCAATTTTCCAAAAGttgagatgtttttttttagagaatatcatgccaaaatcaTGTGCTTTCTTTGCCCATTTCCCATTCGGTTTTTGTAACGCTCCGTCCTTgagggtccagagagttaactcatgttacttgataatcaactccaacactgctaatatacttctaaaagctctaaatcaaaacataaacacttcaaatttaattaactacacaaactcttgtatcaaatcctcaatacagtaacctaaaaaatatcaacttctctacatgtcacttaaactcacattttaacaatataattagcaaaaatcaccaatattcatcgTAAACTTTATGTTCTTAATCCATtgttcttaagtcatctcactcaaagtttcatagtcttgatcctcagctaaaaaattcaaaatcatctgaaaatattgtgaagataaaggagggtgagttatcaacaactcagtaaacaaataacatatactagtatacaaatatgagcatttacagagttcagaatacagaacaaaatactttattttcataatacagACTCAGaacatgttatgaaaaatatcagagcgaaagttcaaaaatattcttattcaaaattcccttGGCACAgcaaaactgaaacatcatatcagaacaaaatttcatgtttaacccccgtggtagagttgtgcaaaccccagcgGCCAACCGAGCTGAAACAGAATGTAAATCTTCCTCTTATCATTCTCGGAGCTCAGAGTGTGCACATAGAAAAGACCACAtataaaaccactttatttccaaagtgggtgacccagaaatagaaaagttggtactaacccaaacagaggccaaaGTTTTACACCCGTagtaaggtcagaacagaaacagaatgtcacgCCAGAGATTtaagaaatcacatcatatcacatAAGAGTATAGTACATTTtcagaaaagaacaaaattagatcacaaaaatataatttctgcacaattttttatattcgctctcttttgtatagttcagaaacagaatgccaaaactttgctcatatctacaccagtcatgatagaaagtattttattcttatacagaaacagaatgccaaaactttgctcatatctacaccctcataatcccaaaatatatcattactttctaaaatcgtcaatatccaccataaccaacgtcaaatccaaaacaccaatatttaaactcgaaatagccaacaaatctcgcagcataaaccaatcactcaaacaactccatcatccaatccaaccgaccccttactcctcggactcagttcggcacaaccaaccagttcatagtaaatatgagttagtgcaaaaatacatttaaatttcaaaagttctttggaaaaatacttacaacgctataatataattttcgaaggatcacggaggtgctagaagtggcgacACAGCAACGTAAcggtgcaaaatgcactatggtcgtgggtctcaaaatgctagattttgaacggggacaaacaaagacttgagattactaggaAAATGCTTATAGGTGTTGGTAAAACTAATGGTGGCGAtagttggccgtgggtggcgacgTGGGAGGTGTTTCAAGgtcaaaatgctcaaatcgaaAAAgtagatggtggagcttcactggtggcggatcggagctggggatGGGTGGTTTAGATTGCTGGAAGGTCAATGATGACGTGGCGAAGagatggtggctggaggtggtgTGACGGCGGCGCAAAGACGGAAGGAATGCTGCAGCTTGAGGCCGTGCGTGGGGGTTAACAGTGGCCGGTGAGGAAGAGGTTGGGAGGGGCGGTGGTGGACACggatggcgcacggcggcgcttgGGGCTGATGAAGCAAATGAGCGGGGGAGAGTGGAGGGACTCGTGCGGGCTGGGAGGGAAAcaaaggagaaataaggagaaaaagaaatagaaggaaaagaaaaataggagaaaaagaaaaagggaaaaaggaaaagtgagTGAAATAAATAAAGTCTAGTCCTCACAACTTGgatcacaaaattgatccaacatagtaaatttaaataaaataacttaaacacagtgactatttaaaataaagtaataatacAAATCCAactatacaaaaattttaaagtccaatattaaactgatttaaagtaaagagcaatttaaatgcaaaaacaataattaataccaaaaaagcacatcaaagtaaatttcacaacttaaaaattataaaataaatccagcgagaaatttgataaatttaaaacaatagaaccaatctttaaattaaataaataaaaataataatcctataaataaaaaaatatattaaaatacggggtatcacagtTTTCGTATCATATAAATAGAATAGTAAATAAGCTTTAATTACATGGACTGTAATTCTGTGTTTACAATAACTCCAACTTATTAGATCACAAAGGCTTATCAACATGATCATGAGTATCTAAAGTGATCTTGCATGTGTTTATCGATCAGTTGAGACTTGAGAGCCAGCTCGCAGCATATATAGGCAGCTGCGCTTCTATGGTTTAAGGTGGGTTTAAAGATACaaataagaaaattgaaatgaatacaCGACAGAATGGAAAGGTAGCCTAACAAACAAACGAAAAACATGATATATAGGTAAATAATTCTAACAAGATGAAATGACTTTATAATTTACTTTCTTCAcgagtaatattttttttcttaaatgtactgcctatgagaaaatataaaccTAGGTATATATGCAaacattagaaaaatataagaatagaAAAATCAATTCGATATAGAAAGACTTATTGATAAATCTTTATTAAGTATATGGgcaatatattaaattatcaagTCAAGCAAAAgacttaatagaaaaatattgataagaaATTTAGAAATCTATTCGTTGAGAGAGAGGCCGAGTCCTTGCAatataatttagaaattaatgattatgtaaattttcttaagttgaaaataatatacatttctttataatgacataattaattagatagatGATCCGAGAATTGCttataattaattgagaaaaaCATGATAGCAAATAAagtattagaaatttagaagaatatttttttaattaaaataaacttcacaatttaatacatttaatctaatttttattttatcctatTATATCAAAGATAGAAGGccccatttcaaatttgagcCGCAGGCCTTATTTTGTACAAAATGATATGTACAACCAACTTGTTAACAATTTTCATATAACTATcgattaattaaaataatatattttttaaaattttagtttgacttttattttaatttgatatatttaaatgtggTTGTAACCCTGTCACTGCTATATTTTTGAACAGGGCCGCCCCCTGCATGAGTTGACTCTAGTTTATCCTCATCTTCGTATAGCTGCAACATGCATGCACTGGCCGgacgttttatttattttttatttttataagagttaGGGCCACATGTCAGGGTAAGTAGCCGCTacctaatattattaaacaatccATCGTTTATGGTGAAGGAATAGCAtgtaacaaaaaaatcaaaaccactCCAACTTACAAAGAGAACCTCCAAAAACCAACCAAAACCACTCTCAGCATCTAAGTGTGGGCATGCCCGTTTTATCCAATCGAACTATACCCTGCAGTAACATAGGCAATACATCATTCATTCCATAATGTCTCACCTGGCTTGCTTCACATCTCCTCGCAAGGAAATTCACTGCCTAATTACCTTCTCTAAATTGATACACTACTTGATAGGATAACCCTTCAAGTTCATGAAGTAGCTCATCTCAataatcccataaataccatAATGTACAACGACAAGTATTAAGCCAGTCCACTATCACCTTCAAGTCACATTCTAAGACAATATGAGAACCACCCAATTGTCTGCACATCTTCACGTCGTATAAAAGAGCACGCAACTCAGCCTCCGTATTTTTTCCAACCCCAAAGTACTCTGAAAAAGCACCAATAAGCACTCCGCAATTATCTCGCACCACTCCACCACTACCACATGTACCCAAATTACCCCTACAACTACCATCCATGTTCAATTTCCACCACCCAGCAGATAGCTTTTGCCAAGCTATGAGCTGAACATGCTGACCAGAGCGACGCCGAACTGGGATGTCCAATTTACGTAAACGTAACTCATCGACTAGATCAAGCACATTGATGTCATTCACAACAGCTCCCAGGCAAGTACGATTAGTTTTCCAAACGCCCACTACGTTTTCATAAGTCCCTTCCATCCTTGCTCTACATCGTCTTCTCCATAGGCACCAAGTTAAAATGCTTGGAAGCAGACCAATAATTATTCATTTCTGCGTAGACTTCTTTGCACATGAAAACCATACTGTGACTCAACTCCACCATGTTCCCATTTGCATACACGGAACACCCATAGCAAAAGCAGCCATCCTCCACACCTACTTGGTGAACTCACCAGTGGCCAGTACATGATCCAAGGTTTCCACTTGTGACACCTCGTAGCAGTCACATTTCAAAGCTAGATAAACCCCACGACTGCGAACTCACTCATCAATTGAAAGGCACCTAAACCTCGCCCTCCACATACATACCAAGAATTTCCCAGGGCACTGCTCTCCTTTGACATGTATAAGCTCCCACGCACTAGCTGAGGAAAACAGACCATTCGGATTTGGCGATTAACATATCCTCTCCCGTTCTGCCAGTACAGACTTTCCTTACAACCTCATTAGCCAATTTTTCCCCCACCAATTGAAAAAGTACATTAAGATTCCATTGATTATCAAGCCAAACATCACTAATCTTCAAAAGAGATTGATCCACTAAAGAAACCAGTTCACATAGCAACCTCTCCCCGACccatctatcaaaccaaaaCGATGATCAACCCTTATTCACCTTCACTTTTGAAAACACACAAATTTCTGGCAAAATAGAGACAATTGATCTCCATAACCGAGAACTTGCATGCATAGAGACCACCAGAGATAAATGCCTACCCTTTCCATATTTTTGCTGCATAAATCGAGCCCACAAAGATTTAGTTGACAAAAGGGACCATGCCAATTTCATATGCATGGCCCTCTGCACTTCCaaaaaacttctcaatcccAAACCCCCTTCATTAGTTGGCTTGTTGATCCGATCCCAAGCACACCATTTCGTCTTAGCCTTGCCTCCATGTTCACCCCAGAAAAAGGtcgatagaatattatttagcTTGGCAATGACCACTTTTGGAACATCCATAACAGCTAAAAGGTGGGAAGCCATGCTTGTTAGTACATGCTTTAACAGAACTAGTCGTCCCCCTTGTGATAATAACTGGGCCTTCCAACCTGCAACTTTTGCTCTTATTTTAGCCATCGACTCCAAATAACTAGCCTTCAACCTTCCCTCCACCAATGGGGCCCCCAAGTAAGTCACAGGGAAATGACCCTCCCGAAAGCTAGTACTTCGTAATAATCGACGCCACCTTGCAATACTAACATATGCAGCAAGAAAAAGTGCAAACTTAGCATTACTAATCCGTTGCCCAGACCATTTCTCATACACAGCAAATGTCTTCATCAAACATCAAACTCTGCATCGAACACTTCAtcccatttaaaaaaactaatacatCGTCCGCGTACAGCAAATGTGAAACCAACGGAGACCCCCTTGGGTGGTAAAATTTTCCAATACCTCCACTCTCAAATTTCTGTCTAAGCAAACGAGATAAAACCTCCtgtatcaaaataaatagataaggcGATAGAGGATCACCCTGCCGAAGCCCTTTATTGGATTTAAAAAATCCTTTATAGGAACCATTCATCATCGCCGAACACCAAGGGGAGATAACACATGAACAAACCAGCTtacaaaaattttgagaaaaacccAGACCCTCAAGCACTCGgaataaaaaatcccaatgtACTCGATCATATGCTTTCGCCATTTCAATCTTGACCATAACATTTCCTCCCCaggtcttcttcttcaaacctTGCACCATCTCTTGAGCAAgagatatattttcaaaaatactacgccCTGGAATGAATGCCCCTTGTTCAAGAGAAATCAGCCTTGGCAAAATACGCGTCAACCGTGAAACAATGATCTTTGAGAATATCTTATATGTCACTGAACAAAGACTGATAGGCCAAAATTTCTCAAAGCTTTTTGAATCTGCCACCTTCAGAATCAAAACAATGTAAGACGAGGCATAAAATAATGGCAAATcagtacaattaaaaaaatccctCGCCACTTCCAGTACATCATCTTTAACTGTAGGCCAATAGGAGATGAAAAAAGATGACCCAAACCCATTTGGACCCGGACTACTTTGTTGCAGAATGGAGAAAACTGCAACACACACTTACTCCTCCGTGGGCAAGCTACACAACTCATCATTCTCAACCAATGACACGTCTGGATCAATTAAGCCATGCAAGTCTACCCTATCCATTTCCATAGGCTCTGATAAAAACTCCCGAAAATACTCCACGGCTCCCGCATGTACTGCTTCTGGCGAGCTCAGCACCGTCCCATTCTCAAGGACCATCTGTGAAATGACTGAACTCCGTCGTCTTTGGTTAACCACCgcatggaaaaattttgagttcTTATCCCCCTCCTTCAACCATTTCTTCTTCACTATCTGAGCCAATCGggctttttctctcttttcccacACCTCTAGCTCCAGCTTGGATATAAGATACTCAGACTCAATATCCTCCGAGTAATTTGACTGAAGTTGGGATTCCAAGCTTTCCAGCCTTCCTtccaactattttatattttgatcaaCCCGCCCAAACACTATTAAATTCCATGCTCGAAGTGCAATTTTGGTGCGTTTTAGTTTAGCAGCTAGCTTCACCAAGCCTACCTATATACAGGCCTCTCCCACGCATCCTTCACACAACTTTGAAATGTATCATTCAAGCACCACATGCTTTGGAATTTAAAAGGAGATGGCCCATATCTGGGAGAGAAAAGTGATAACTTCACCACCAGAGGACTATGATCCGAGGACTTACGATTAAGATATTCTAGATTCGCTGACATAAAAGACTCGGAGAAAACCAAACCCTGTCTAAACATGCCCATTGCCGAGCATTTCCTTCCTGGTCGTTACACTAGGAAGTTACCATAGTGAGATAATTCGACGAAACCACATGCATCAATGCATGCATTAAACTCTTCCATGGCCAGGCTTGAACGCAGACGCCCCCCAACTTGTTCCTTGTCTTCTCTGATGATATCAAAATCACCAAGAACCAACCAAGGATGATCGCCCACACCAAACTCCACCAGATCCTGCCATAACTCACGTCTTGCAGTTAAAACACATTTGGTGTAAACAAAAGTTACCATAGTCCATTTATTCTCTAGATTAAACCACCCTGTCACCATCTGGTTTGACACTCCAACGACTTCAAAGTCATACAGATGCTTCCATAATACCCAAAATTTCCCCCCATATCCTCATTACAATAAAAACCATCAAAACTCAAACCATTCGCA carries:
- the LOC108987635 gene encoding uncharacterized protein LOC108987635, which translates into the protein MECGCGNMIEVMQVEALVEPTNCSLYVSDPEEEEQDINLAINKGYESDSIHGNTSSSKLKALLDLVEFGVGDHPWLVLGDFDIIREDKEQVGGRLRSSLAMEEFNACIDACGFVELSHYANLEYLNRKSSDHSPLVVKLSLFSPRYGPSPFKFQSMWCLNDTFQSCVKDAWERPLEGRLESLESQLQSNYSEDIESEYLISKLELEVWEKREKARLAQIVKKKWLKEGDKNSKFFHAVVNQRRRSSVISQMVLENGTVLSSPEAVHAGAVEYFREFLSEPMEMDRVADSKSFEKFWPISLCSVTYKIFSKIIVSRLTRILPRLISLEQGAFIPGRSIFENISLAQEMVQGLKKKTWGGNVMVKIEMAKAYDREVLSRLLRQKFESGGIGKFYHPRGSPLVSHLLIARWRRLLRSTSFREGHFPVTYLGAPLVEGRLKASYLESMAKIRAKVAGWKAQLLSQGGRLVLLKHVLTSMASHLLAVMDVPKVVIAKLNNILSTFFWGEHGGKAKTKWCAWDRINKPTNEGGLGLRSFLEVQRAMHMKLAWSLLSTKSLWARFMQQKYGKGRHLSLVVSMHASSRLWRSIVSILPEICVFSKVKVNKG